One Mercurialis annua linkage group LG3, ddMerAnnu1.2, whole genome shotgun sequence DNA window includes the following coding sequences:
- the LOC126672502 gene encoding uncharacterized protein LOC126672502 — translation MQTEKGIFVKEGTGKNYANMIPRKECPGWEIFNDAVKDVCTKKKWNINQMLIGLDHALEIQDEVGTISMEDCIMNKFKPLDLEDDVFLSDVMDDNDVFLSKFNAINADFVYLFDVFPDGSICALDYFHSIFHINSMEHISFNLGTIENPREILLGGNCTPEFRERHERILKEKEIAFAWTYEDMPGIDRDIAQYYIPTHDHVKPVKQKLRRMKPEWAQKVKNEVEKQIKEGFLEVIDYPEWLANIVLVPKKNGKVRMCVDYRDLNKASPKDDFPLPHIDVLVDSAAEMLWYACCDGFSGYNQILTAQIHKAKTSFITEWGTFCYKVMPFGLKNTGATDQRAVMTLFHDMMHKEVEIYVDDMVVKAKSEEEYFEALEKFLDRVIKYNLRLNLKKCIFGVGSCKLLGYVVSQRGIKIDPDKEKAIKEMSAPKTETEVRGFLGRLQYISRFIAKLTTVCGPIFKFLRKNQPMIWTKQCQEAFDKIKDYLSNPPILKPPKSRKPLMLYLSIEDQAMGAMLAQEDVGYVEHAVYYLRKLGRWLLLLSEFDIQYIPKKVIKGRAVADFLAQNPVDDSEVIDFSFRDEDIRLIDIGKWKMYFDGAANKSGAGIGVLLVSPEGEWMPLSKRLFWATNNMFEYEACIFGLESLISIGIKHGEIFGDSSLVIKQVRKEWEIKEEKLKPYLQYIEVLKTHFDVAEFKYIPTEENQIADALAGLASVWDDPGRLFVKPLVMVRSKVPCFQAARILDITQDEKPWFHDILRFMQDKHYPVDATTKDRNLIQKLAQQFFLLHGKLYKRHHDLHLLCIDEEKAKQLMEEVHSGVCGPHLNGKELSRKIMR, via the exons ATGCAAACTGAGAAAGGCATATTCGTGAAAGAAGGAACTGGAAAAAATTATGCAAACATGATACCGCGAAAGGAGTGTCCCGGATGGGAAATCTTCAACGATGCGGTCAAGGATGTTTGCACCAAGAAAAAGTGGAATATTAACCAGATGTTAATTGGTCTAGACCATGCTCTCGAGATCCAAGATGAAGTTGGGACCATCTCCATGGAGGACTGCATTATGAATAAGTTCAAGCCTCTTGATTTAGAGGATGATGTTTTTCTTTCTGATGTAATGGATGACAATGATGTATTCCTTTCCAAGTTTAATGCAATAAACGCAGACTTCGTTTATTTGTTTGATGTTTTTCCTGATGGAAGCATTTGCGCATTAGATTATTTTCATAGCATATTTCATATCAATTCTATGGAACACATTTCATTTAatttgggtacaattgaaaatccTAGGGAAATACTCTTAGGTGGCAATTGCACTCCTGAATTTAGAGAGAGACATGagagaattttaaaagaaaaagaaatagctTTTGCATGGACTTATGAAGATATGCCAGGAATAGATCGAGATATTGCTCAATATTACATTCCAACACATGACCATGTTAAACCAGTCAAACAAAAGCTTAGGCGTATGAAACCAGAGTGggcacaaaaagttaaaaatgaagtagaaaaacaaataaaagaaggTTTTCTTGAAGTGATCGATTATCCAGAGTGGCTAGCCAATATTGTTCTGGTACCTAAAAAGAATGGAAAAGTTAGGATGTGTGTGGATTATAGGGACCTCAATAAAGCCTCTCCAAAGGATGATTTTCCATTGCCTCACATTGATGTTCTGGTTGATTCAGCTGCAGAAATGTTGTGGTACGCTTGCTGTGATGGTTTTTCAGGTTACAATCAAATACTAACTGCCCAAATCCATAAAGCCAAGACATCATTCATTACTGAATGGGGAACATTTTGCTACAAAGTTATGCCGTTTGGATTAAAGAATACAGGAGCCACTGACCAACGGGCTGTGATGACTCTATTTCATGATATGATGCATAAAGAAGTGGAGATTTATGTCGATGATATGGTAGTAAAAGCAAAGTCTGAAGAGGAATACTTTGAAGCCCTTGAAAAGTTTTTAGATAGGGTTATCAAATACAACCTTAGACTAAATCTCAaaaagtgtatttttggtgtggGATCTTGTAAATTATTGGGATATGTGGTGAGCCAAAGAGGAATAAAGATTGATCCCGATAAAGAAAAAGCTATAAAAGAAATGTCGGCCCCAAAGACGGAAACTGAGGTTAGAGGATTTCTAGGAAGATTGCAATATATCAGCAGATTTATAGCCAAATTAACAACCGTGTGTGGtccaattttcaaatttttaagaaAGAATCAGCCAATGATATGGACAAAACAGTGTCAAGAAGCATTCGACAAGATCAAAGACTATTTGTCTAATCCTCCGATCCTAAAGCCTCCCAAATCACGAAAACCTTTGATGTTGTATCTTTCTATAGAGGATCAAGCAATGGGAGCTATGCTAGCACAAGAAGACGTGGGATATGTGGAGCATGCCGTATACTATCTCA GAAAGCTTGGGAGGTGGTTACTTCTACTATCGGAATTTGATATACAATACATACCCAAGAAGGTAATTAAGGGGAGAGCTGTGGCTGACTTCCTAGCGCAAAATCCAGTAGATGATAGTGAAGTAATTGACTTTTCCTTCCGAGATGAAGACATTAGACTAATAGATATTGGAAAGTGGAAAATGTACTTCGATGGTGCTGCAAATAAAAGTGGAGCTGGTATTGGCGTCCTTTTGGTTTCCCCAGAAGGTGAATGGATGCCATTATCCAAAAGGCTATTTTGGGCCACCAACAACATGTTTGAATACGAAGCTTGTATTTTTGGATTGGAATCATTGATATCAATTGGAATCAAACATGGAGAAATTTTTGGAGATTCCAGTCTAGTAATAAAACAAGTGAGAAAGGAGTgggaaataaaagaagaaaaattaaaaccctATCTCCAATATATTGAAGTTCTCAAGACACATTTTGATGTAGCTGAATTCAAATATATCCCTACGGAAGAAAACCAGATAGCTGATGCTTTAGCTGGATTAGCTTCAGTATGGGACGATCCTGGAAGATTGTTTGTCAAGCCACTAGTAATGGTAAGGAGTAAGGTTCCATGCTTTCAAGCTGCACGAATATTAGACATCACGCAAGATGAAAAGCCTTGGTTTCATGATATTTTGAGGTTCATGCAAGATAAACATTATCCAGTAGATGCTACCACAAAGGATAGAAATTTGATTCAGAAATTGGCTCAACAATTTTTCTTATTACATGGAAAACTATATAAACGTCATCATGACTTACACCTGTTGTGCATAGATGAAGAAAAAGCTAAACAACTTATGGAGGAAGTTCATTCGGGTGTTTGTGGACCTCATTTGAACGGTAAGGAATTATCTCGTAAAATCATGCGATAA